From a region of the Vaginimicrobium propionicum genome:
- a CDS encoding LacI family DNA-binding transcriptional regulator: MAKKPPTRSDVARLAKVSVASVSYAFDERNGKVSPATRARILEIAEELGYRPNRIAGGLRRGRTDLVGMMVPDITNPFFSELARAVEGECYRRDLMLLLASVDNDPEREEEYVRSLTDMQVTGVIVTSTNVAGISQAAQKTLFSSGIPYIRLDRNGGSTQNLIAVDNRLGAYMAVTHLIRHGYRSLLCIAGPCGLDSADQRVQGCADASGSAKGVEVKTLRGEFSFESGYRLMYAALKQSEEPPDAVFASSDVQALGALHAILETGHRVPDDVAVIGFDGARESRYSCPPLSTVKQPIAQLAAKAVESLLAQSDGKSGFEHPMLLSPKLVRRSSCGCVWDEMEEVGLL; the protein is encoded by the coding sequence GTGGCAAAGAAGCCTCCCACTCGATCTGATGTGGCTCGACTGGCCAAAGTGTCTGTCGCTTCAGTTAGTTATGCATTCGATGAACGTAACGGCAAGGTTTCTCCCGCGACCCGAGCACGCATTTTAGAGATTGCAGAAGAACTCGGCTATCGCCCGAATCGTATCGCCGGAGGGTTGCGTCGTGGCCGTACCGATTTGGTTGGCATGATGGTTCCGGACATTACCAACCCTTTCTTCTCTGAACTGGCAAGAGCTGTTGAGGGTGAGTGCTATCGGCGTGACCTTATGCTGCTGCTCGCGAGCGTAGATAATGACCCGGAACGTGAAGAGGAATATGTCAGATCCCTAACGGATATGCAGGTTACTGGAGTGATTGTCACTTCGACCAACGTGGCGGGCATCTCTCAAGCGGCGCAGAAAACCCTCTTTAGTTCTGGCATCCCTTATATACGGCTAGATCGCAATGGTGGTTCGACCCAGAACTTAATCGCTGTCGATAATCGACTAGGCGCCTATATGGCTGTGACACATCTAATTAGACATGGCTATCGAAGCTTATTATGCATTGCTGGTCCTTGTGGTCTTGATTCAGCTGATCAACGCGTGCAAGGGTGCGCGGATGCGAGTGGCAGCGCCAAAGGAGTAGAAGTCAAAACTTTACGTGGAGAATTCAGTTTTGAGAGTGGATACCGGCTGATGTACGCAGCTCTTAAGCAGTCAGAGGAACCTCCCGATGCGGTCTTTGCTTCTTCCGATGTGCAAGCATTGGGAGCGTTACATGCAATTCTTGAGACTGGTCACCGTGTTCCAGACGATGTAGCGGTAATAGGTTTTGATGGTGCCCGTGAGTCCCGTTACTCTTGTCCTCCACTTAGCACGGTGAAGCAACCCATAGCACAGCTCGCCGCAAAGGCGGTGGAGTCTCTCTTAGCTCAATCTGACGGCAAGTCAGGCTTTGAACACCCAATGTTGCTTTCCCCGAAGTTAGTTCGACGCAGTTCGTGTGGCTGTGTTTGGGACGAGATGGAGGAGGTGGGTTTGCTGTAG
- a CDS encoding resuscitation-promoting factor gives MMKKKALTLVAAASVAAATFGFGGLASAHDKDVVLRVDGETSNVSVWGSTVADVLRKNRIDLGKHDQVVPSLNATIADGSIIDVKLARHVSVNIDGKIKAIWTTARNLSEILDELGISDPSLKLSISRDAAIGREGLRLTATSPKDVTLTVDGATNEVRSYGLKVSDVLAEQNITTDDDDRIDPGSETLLTSGMNIVVKRVEVKDVTVDEKIAYNTASTNDSNLNAGITEEDVAGVEGQKTVVYKIVYVDGQEESRETLQETIHREPVTRQVRVGTKRANAPSAEAIASGSVWDSIAACESGGNWAINTGNGYYGGLQFNPGTWAAYGGTAYAPTANLATRDQQIAIAQKVQANQGWGAWPACTARLGLR, from the coding sequence ATGATGAAGAAAAAAGCCCTAACTCTCGTCGCAGCAGCTAGCGTAGCCGCAGCAACGTTCGGTTTCGGCGGCTTGGCCAGCGCCCACGACAAGGACGTCGTCCTTAGAGTGGACGGCGAAACCAGTAACGTCAGCGTTTGGGGATCAACCGTTGCGGACGTCTTACGTAAAAACCGCATCGATTTAGGCAAACATGATCAGGTTGTGCCCTCACTAAACGCGACAATCGCGGATGGGTCGATCATCGACGTCAAGTTAGCGCGTCACGTTAGCGTAAATATCGACGGCAAAATCAAGGCAATCTGGACGACGGCACGCAACCTGTCGGAAATCCTCGATGAGCTTGGGATTAGTGACCCTTCGTTGAAACTTTCAATTAGCCGCGACGCTGCCATCGGACGCGAAGGTTTACGACTGACCGCAACCAGCCCAAAAGATGTCACCTTAACCGTTGATGGCGCCACTAACGAAGTGCGTTCCTACGGTTTGAAAGTGTCTGATGTGCTAGCTGAACAAAACATCACCACCGACGATGACGACCGCATTGACCCCGGTAGTGAAACTCTTTTGACCTCCGGCATGAACATTGTGGTCAAACGTGTTGAGGTTAAAGACGTAACTGTTGACGAGAAAATCGCTTATAACACCGCTTCCACTAACGACTCGAACCTGAACGCAGGGATAACAGAAGAGGATGTCGCTGGAGTTGAGGGACAAAAGACCGTGGTCTACAAGATTGTCTATGTAGACGGTCAAGAAGAATCTCGCGAAACTCTGCAGGAAACTATCCACCGCGAGCCAGTCACCCGTCAGGTTCGGGTGGGCACAAAACGCGCCAACGCCCCCTCAGCTGAAGCTATCGCCTCTGGGTCGGTTTGGGATTCCATAGCCGCTTGTGAATCCGGCGGCAACTGGGCTATCAACACTGGCAACGGATACTATGGCGGGCTGCAATTCAACCCTGGAACTTGGGCTGCTTACGGTGGCACCGCGTACGCACCAACGGCTAACCTAGCCACCCGCGATCAGCAGATAGCCATCGCCCAGAAAGTCCAAGCAAACCAAGGTTGGGGTGCCTGGCCAGCATGCACTGCTCGGCTGGGATTACGCTAA
- a CDS encoding TRAP transporter small permease: protein MKTLHKWLTRLTGWLCIILFALLVVTTVWQVFSRLVLHSPVTWSEELAKILFVWLSFLGAALVYGERGHMAVEILARRFSEKTERGLAVFTHVVGLVFALVVLTWGGWNAAMNAWTQNLTALPINIGSVYLVMPLAGVIMAVYAVDHIIEIGRGDRSPYPTPEAELAVAEGEKVAAEADLEEANLNGVEK from the coding sequence ATGAAAACCCTACATAAATGGTTAACCAGACTAACTGGCTGGTTGTGCATCATCTTGTTTGCGTTACTTGTAGTGACGACGGTCTGGCAAGTATTTTCGCGGCTCGTCCTGCACTCTCCGGTTACCTGGTCTGAGGAGTTAGCCAAAATATTGTTCGTTTGGCTAAGTTTCTTAGGTGCTGCGCTGGTTTACGGTGAGCGTGGCCACATGGCTGTTGAAATCCTTGCGCGGCGTTTCTCAGAAAAAACAGAACGCGGTCTAGCAGTTTTTACTCACGTTGTTGGCCTAGTGTTTGCGTTAGTCGTTTTGACTTGGGGTGGCTGGAATGCTGCCATGAACGCCTGGACACAGAATCTGACCGCCTTGCCGATCAATATCGGGTCTGTGTACCTGGTTATGCCACTGGCTGGCGTCATCATGGCTGTCTATGCCGTTGATCACATCATCGAGATTGGGCGTGGGGATAGGAGTCCATATCCGACTCCGGAGGCAGAGCTTGCGGTAGCTGAAGGTGAAAAGGTGGCTGCCGAAGCGGATCTCGAAGAAGCAAATCTGAATGGAGTTGAAAAATGA
- a CDS encoding FHA domain-containing protein, producing the protein MSEPNQKQCKNCGVFIDVHALFCDTCGYDFTTGALPQAADLAAVARAASAPAIDMDLTPSQAEQVGEVVDHYDQPTSSTPPPAIGPTRWVAEVWIDPEWYRQQQSPDQLPSPGLPQLVPLRGDLITIGRPTSGAPLPDINCSTDSGVSRNQARLISDGRRWWIEDAGSSNGTYIGKVDQPLPAEPISARTEIGSNDRIYLGSWTRIVVRAALVQESNL; encoded by the coding sequence ATGAGTGAGCCTAACCAGAAGCAATGCAAAAACTGTGGAGTGTTCATCGACGTCCACGCGCTTTTCTGCGATACCTGCGGTTATGACTTCACCACTGGTGCGCTACCTCAAGCAGCTGATTTAGCGGCGGTGGCGCGCGCTGCGTCAGCTCCGGCCATAGATATGGATCTAACGCCTAGTCAAGCTGAGCAAGTAGGCGAGGTAGTTGATCACTATGATCAACCAACTTCATCGACTCCGCCACCAGCGATCGGGCCAACCCGTTGGGTTGCCGAGGTTTGGATAGATCCGGAGTGGTACCGCCAGCAGCAGAGCCCCGACCAGTTGCCTTCACCTGGCCTGCCGCAGTTAGTGCCGCTTAGAGGCGATCTCATTACTATCGGACGTCCCACCTCTGGCGCCCCCCTGCCAGACATTAACTGCTCGACGGATTCGGGTGTCAGCCGCAACCAAGCGCGTTTGATTTCTGATGGGCGTCGCTGGTGGATTGAGGATGCTGGCTCGTCCAATGGCACCTATATTGGCAAAGTCGATCAACCCCTGCCTGCCGAACCGATCTCTGCTCGCACCGAGATTGGTTCCAATGACCGTATTTACCTCGGTTCGTGGACAAGAATCGTGGTTAGGGCAGCTTTGGTGCAAGAATCCAATCTGTGA
- a CDS encoding glycosyltransferase translates to MASLRIAQVANFVSPTSGGMKVAIDQLGKGYISCGHERILIIPGPKNKISECEAGTIVEVASPKINRTYRLIISPWQVTKILEKFCPTSVECSDKWTLTPVAGWARRRGVGSALLSHERLDDMASGWIGTEVGVKPGVSLLNRRLAKIFDLVVVTSDYSAGEFDKTSARVRKISLGVDLDTFNPKAGAQPEGDVLQLCYVGRLSHEKYPQLAVAAAVELARRCRNFQLHVYGAGPDEKRLRALAGHAPVIFHGLIPSRHEVARRFANSHISLSVCPTETFGLAVLEALACGTPVVTSDRGGARELVDVTCGQWGQPNARAIADAVERLASRLRPELRLAARKRAEQFSWASSVSQMLQIHQELAEGKFRRPD, encoded by the coding sequence ATGGCATCGCTGAGGATTGCGCAAGTAGCGAATTTTGTTTCGCCAACATCAGGCGGGATGAAGGTTGCTATTGACCAATTAGGGAAAGGCTACATTTCTTGCGGCCATGAACGAATCCTCATCATTCCCGGCCCCAAAAATAAAATTAGTGAGTGCGAGGCGGGCACTATCGTCGAGGTGGCTTCCCCTAAAATTAACCGCACTTATCGGCTGATAATAAGCCCGTGGCAGGTGACAAAAATATTAGAAAAGTTTTGTCCCACCAGCGTGGAATGCTCTGATAAGTGGACGCTTACTCCAGTTGCTGGCTGGGCTAGGCGCCGTGGCGTCGGCTCGGCCTTGTTAAGCCACGAACGGCTGGATGATATGGCTTCGGGGTGGATAGGCACCGAAGTAGGGGTTAAACCTGGGGTTAGCCTATTGAATCGGCGGCTCGCCAAGATATTTGATTTGGTGGTAGTAACCTCGGACTATTCGGCCGGCGAATTCGACAAAACTAGCGCTAGAGTGCGCAAAATATCTCTTGGAGTAGATTTAGACACTTTTAACCCGAAGGCTGGTGCTCAGCCTGAAGGCGACGTCTTGCAATTGTGCTATGTGGGCAGGCTTTCGCATGAGAAATATCCGCAATTGGCGGTAGCGGCGGCGGTTGAATTAGCGAGGCGTTGCCGCAACTTTCAGTTGCACGTTTATGGCGCTGGCCCGGACGAGAAACGGTTGCGTGCGCTGGCAGGCCATGCGCCGGTCATTTTTCATGGACTTATCCCTAGCCGTCACGAGGTCGCGCGGCGATTCGCTAATTCCCATATTTCGTTGTCGGTTTGCCCAACAGAGACTTTCGGGTTGGCTGTTCTAGAGGCGTTAGCTTGCGGGACTCCCGTCGTCACCAGTGATCGCGGTGGGGCTAGGGAACTTGTTGATGTCACGTGTGGCCAGTGGGGTCAACCTAATGCGCGTGCAATCGCTGACGCTGTTGAGCGGCTAGCCAGCCGACTGCGTCCTGAGTTGCGATTAGCTGCCAGGAAACGTGCCGAACAATTCAGTTGGGCGTCCAGCGTTTCTCAAATGCTGCAGATTCACCAAGAATTAGCTGAGGGAAAATTTCGTAGACCAGATTAA
- the dcuC gene encoding C4-dicarboxylate transporter DcuC: MQFLLVLLTLACVVIVATLILKRVNPIFTFFFSGVVILLIATAIDQQSVLGDKTLGNIFLDTFGQITASFKSTVSGVGAIIMTVTGYAVYMSHTKSSEKLAYLATRPLSHLKNPYLVLSGVFVVGVFLKLVITSQAGVAMLLLASTFPILMAVGIHPLTAASLLTLVCFDWGPVDGSTLFAAEVAKMDVVDLFIQHQAKIVLCAMVVLAIVIPFYYRWVDKRAIEHGTQELSDRKHLENPAVPGWYAVLPILPILIVLAAYFIPGIDVDVVTANFISLLAVFLIEIARRKDRKQVPGDMKVVCKAMGGAFSNVVMIIISASVFATGIKKLGGITIIADALAEVKGATLLSIALMAIICFLAAMIMGSGAASWFAFGPLAPGIAAKLGVEQIKFLIPMELGAGIGRGASPVAGATIAIAGYAGQDVMAVVKRTLPLQVLSFALVLLSSLVLI; the protein is encoded by the coding sequence ATGCAATTCTTGCTAGTACTGTTGACGCTCGCATGCGTTGTGATCGTCGCAACCTTAATTCTCAAACGTGTTAACCCGATCTTCACGTTCTTCTTCTCTGGAGTGGTAATTCTTCTGATTGCCACCGCCATTGACCAGCAGTCTGTTTTAGGCGACAAAACACTTGGCAATATTTTCCTTGACACCTTTGGTCAAATCACGGCTTCTTTCAAATCTACTGTGTCTGGTGTTGGTGCCATTATTATGACCGTTACTGGTTATGCGGTCTATATGAGCCATACTAAATCTTCGGAAAAACTCGCATATCTGGCCACTCGCCCGCTATCTCACCTTAAGAATCCTTATTTGGTGCTTAGTGGTGTCTTTGTTGTGGGTGTTTTTCTTAAGCTAGTGATAACTAGTCAAGCAGGTGTGGCCATGTTACTGCTTGCCTCCACATTCCCTATCTTGATGGCAGTGGGAATTCACCCATTAACCGCTGCTTCTTTACTCACCTTAGTTTGTTTTGACTGGGGGCCTGTGGATGGTTCGACGCTTTTCGCTGCAGAAGTAGCTAAAATGGATGTGGTCGATTTGTTTATACAGCATCAGGCAAAGATTGTGCTGTGTGCCATGGTGGTTTTGGCCATAGTTATCCCATTTTATTACCGTTGGGTGGATAAGCGTGCCATTGAGCATGGTACCCAGGAGTTGTCTGATCGAAAGCATCTAGAAAATCCCGCAGTACCAGGTTGGTACGCAGTGCTACCTATACTGCCAATCTTGATTGTTCTAGCCGCTTATTTCATTCCGGGCATCGATGTCGATGTCGTGACGGCCAACTTCATCTCTCTGTTGGCTGTATTTCTAATTGAAATTGCCCGTCGTAAGGATCGCAAACAGGTTCCCGGAGATATGAAAGTGGTGTGCAAGGCTATGGGCGGTGCCTTCAGCAATGTGGTTATGATCATCATTTCCGCATCTGTTTTTGCTACTGGCATTAAGAAGCTCGGGGGAATAACCATCATTGCAGACGCTCTCGCCGAGGTTAAAGGTGCCACACTGCTGAGTATTGCGCTCATGGCAATTATCTGTTTCCTGGCCGCAATGATAATGGGGTCGGGAGCTGCGTCCTGGTTTGCGTTTGGTCCGCTTGCGCCTGGCATTGCTGCAAAACTTGGCGTAGAACAGATCAAGTTCCTTATTCCTATGGAGTTAGGTGCTGGAATTGGGCGCGGTGCTTCACCTGTTGCGGGTGCGACCATTGCGATCGCTGGATACGCCGGACAGGATGTCATGGCCGTCGTTAAACGAACGCTACCCTTGCAGGTGCTTTCATTCGCTTTAGTTCTTCTCTCTTCGCTGGTTCTCATCTGA
- a CDS encoding ribokinase produces MGVADFCTFVLGSVNVDIRLGVERIVTSGETLLASNLGSGIGGKGANQASAIAALGNYVKLISAVGNDLDASHALNYLEERGVDISNIARIPGPTGRAYIQIKNSGENAIVVCPNAGTALNTQFVLNRLQSAKPNDVLVAQLETPIAVVQKAFDLAHAKEMYTILNPSPAQHLPEAILRNTDLIVVNEVEGAFYARSTPSLAGSQETLRRIAHLGPRSVVQTLGSRGAAYLDPQGNFGIADSVPVDVVDTTGAGDAFLGALVAPLQKGADLAEACSYANKVASYCVTQTGPLQKIPESLH; encoded by the coding sequence ATGGGTGTCGCTGACTTCTGCACGTTCGTCCTCGGTTCAGTCAATGTGGATATACGGTTGGGAGTAGAACGGATTGTCACTTCTGGAGAAACGCTTCTAGCGTCCAACCTGGGAAGCGGTATAGGGGGAAAGGGAGCGAACCAGGCGAGTGCTATCGCAGCCCTAGGCAATTATGTAAAGCTAATAAGCGCAGTAGGCAATGATTTAGACGCCTCCCACGCTCTCAATTATTTGGAAGAACGCGGAGTAGATATCAGCAATATTGCGAGAATTCCCGGCCCAACAGGACGCGCATATATTCAAATAAAAAATTCTGGAGAGAACGCGATTGTGGTTTGCCCAAATGCCGGCACTGCCTTAAACACCCAATTCGTGCTGAACCGCCTACAATCAGCCAAACCTAATGATGTTCTAGTAGCTCAACTGGAGACGCCAATTGCGGTGGTTCAAAAAGCGTTTGATCTGGCACACGCTAAAGAAATGTACACAATACTCAACCCCTCTCCGGCTCAGCATCTTCCAGAAGCTATCTTGCGCAACACGGACCTGATAGTAGTTAACGAGGTAGAGGGAGCATTTTACGCACGGAGCACCCCATCCCTAGCCGGATCACAAGAAACATTAAGACGTATAGCCCACCTTGGGCCTCGCAGCGTGGTCCAAACACTTGGCTCTCGCGGCGCTGCATATTTAGATCCACAGGGAAACTTCGGAATCGCAGATTCTGTGCCAGTAGATGTTGTGGATACTACCGGTGCAGGTGACGCATTTCTCGGCGCATTGGTAGCACCACTCCAGAAAGGTGCTGACTTGGCGGAAGCTTGCAGCTATGCAAACAAAGTTGCCAGCTACTGCGTTACGCAAACTGGCCCACTTCAGAAGATTCCGGAAAGCCTGCATTAA
- a CDS encoding TRAP transporter substrate-binding protein, which translates to MKKSWRLLTALIASVTLMLTGCGAGFGGINLDRVGEEGTVTYFKIALNQTESHPSYKALVKFGEDIDQATDGRYRVEVFPNEQLGSQQEVLQLVKSGAIEMAIVSGTQLENVNKDFQVLNMPTTFTSIDHQMAVLKDESIVGDIFHSLEKSNNITVLGGYTQGSRSVYTTFGPVKTPADLRGKKIRVQESDMHIRMIELMGGSATPLSYGEVYSALQAGVLDGAENNEVSYNTARHMEVAPYYSNTHHLIGLDYMIMRADLLNAMPEADRKIFYDAWYKSMDFHTQLWKEYTEESIEIAKKNGAQFSDVDQAAFAEALAPIKDEFLKTDYQRELYDEIRAKEAEVEQR; encoded by the coding sequence ATGAAGAAATCGTGGCGACTTCTCACTGCGCTGATCGCTTCGGTTACGCTGATGCTCACCGGCTGTGGCGCCGGTTTTGGCGGAATCAACCTTGATCGTGTCGGTGAAGAGGGCACTGTAACGTACTTCAAGATCGCCTTGAACCAAACTGAATCTCACCCGTCGTATAAGGCGTTGGTGAAATTTGGGGAAGATATCGATCAAGCGACTGATGGTCGTTACCGCGTCGAAGTGTTCCCCAATGAACAGCTTGGCTCTCAGCAAGAAGTTTTACAGCTGGTCAAATCAGGTGCCATTGAAATGGCGATTGTTTCTGGCACCCAGCTAGAGAACGTCAACAAGGATTTTCAGGTATTGAATATGCCCACGACGTTCACTTCCATTGATCACCAAATGGCGGTTTTGAAAGATGAGTCCATCGTCGGTGATATCTTTCATTCGCTGGAAAAGAGCAATAACATCACAGTGCTCGGCGGCTATACCCAAGGTAGTCGTAGCGTCTATACGACCTTTGGGCCAGTTAAGACACCAGCAGACTTGCGGGGTAAGAAAATCCGCGTCCAAGAATCAGATATGCATATTCGCATGATTGAGTTGATGGGCGGCTCAGCCACGCCGCTATCCTACGGCGAGGTTTACTCCGCGCTGCAGGCGGGCGTCCTTGATGGTGCTGAAAACAATGAGGTTTCCTACAACACAGCACGGCACATGGAAGTTGCACCCTATTACTCCAACACTCATCACCTGATCGGTTTGGACTACATGATTATGCGTGCTGACTTGCTCAACGCCATGCCCGAAGCAGATCGCAAGATCTTCTACGACGCCTGGTATAAATCAATGGATTTCCACACCCAGTTGTGGAAGGAATACACCGAAGAATCCATTGAAATTGCTAAGAAAAACGGTGCCCAGTTCTCTGATGTAGACCAAGCAGCCTTCGCTGAGGCATTAGCCCCGATAAAAGACGAATTCCTTAAAACGGACTATCAGCGTGAGCTCTACGACGAGATTCGCGCTAAGGAAGCTGAGGTGGAGCAACGATGA
- a CDS encoding TRAP transporter large permease: MTPTAVAGLILLIGIIFFIASSTPIAVGIGFTVVIAAMAIMSPDVAAMSISQRMFTGVNSFTLLAIPFFILAGVLMNYGGIAARLIDAAKVLVGKMPSSMAQTNIIANALFGAVSGAAVAAASAIGTIMNPRMVKDGYSRPYTAAVNVASAPSGMLIPPSNTFIVYSLVSSTSIAALFMAGVGPGVLWVLACCVVAFILYRRYEKDNVHVPEERPSLSVVLVTLWRAIPSLLMIIIVIGGIIGGFFTATESSAIAVVYCLILGFLYRNIKVRDLPEILLGATRTTAVVMLLVAVSSGLSWVMAFARIPAMITNALLGITDSKVGILIIIMLILLVVGTFMDPTPAILIFVPIFLPVVTKLGVDPVHFGAMVVMNLSVGVITPPVGNVLFVGARVAGLRIEPVITKLWPFLVGIIAMLFVVVFVPEVSLWLPTVSGLIKPA; the protein is encoded by the coding sequence ATGACCCCAACTGCTGTTGCCGGTTTGATCCTACTAATCGGCATTATTTTCTTTATCGCCTCTTCGACTCCCATCGCTGTTGGGATCGGGTTCACGGTTGTTATCGCCGCAATGGCGATCATGTCTCCTGATGTGGCAGCCATGTCTATCTCACAGCGGATGTTTACCGGGGTTAACTCGTTTACGCTGCTAGCGATTCCGTTCTTCATTTTGGCTGGCGTGTTGATGAATTATGGCGGCATTGCTGCCCGATTGATTGATGCTGCCAAGGTGTTGGTCGGTAAAATGCCATCGTCAATGGCGCAAACGAATATCATCGCTAATGCGCTATTCGGCGCAGTGTCTGGTGCAGCTGTTGCTGCAGCGTCCGCTATCGGCACGATCATGAACCCGCGCATGGTTAAGGATGGTTATTCGCGTCCCTACACTGCGGCGGTAAACGTCGCATCTGCGCCCTCGGGCATGTTGATTCCGCCATCGAATACGTTCATTGTGTATTCGCTGGTCTCGTCAACATCTATTGCGGCATTGTTTATGGCTGGTGTCGGGCCGGGCGTCCTGTGGGTGCTTGCCTGCTGTGTCGTCGCCTTCATTTTGTATCGCCGTTACGAGAAAGACAATGTTCATGTTCCCGAAGAGCGGCCTTCGCTGTCGGTTGTGTTGGTGACTCTGTGGCGCGCGATTCCATCCTTGTTGATGATCATTATCGTCATCGGCGGCATCATCGGTGGTTTCTTTACTGCTACTGAATCCTCTGCTATCGCGGTCGTCTATTGCCTAATTCTTGGTTTCCTTTACCGAAACATTAAGGTGCGCGATTTGCCGGAAATTCTGCTTGGGGCAACCCGCACTACGGCCGTCGTTATGCTTCTTGTGGCGGTCTCGTCCGGTCTTAGCTGGGTGATGGCTTTCGCCAGGATTCCGGCGATGATCACCAATGCCTTGTTGGGTATTACCGATTCTAAGGTTGGCATTTTGATTATCATCATGCTGATTTTGTTGGTTGTCGGTACTTTCATGGATCCGACCCCTGCGATTTTGATATTCGTGCCAATCTTCCTGCCTGTCGTCACTAAGCTTGGCGTCGATCCTGTGCATTTTGGTGCGATGGTCGTCATGAACCTATCGGTTGGCGTGATTACCCCGCCGGTCGGTAACGTTTTGTTCGTTGGCGCTAGGGTAGCGGGGCTAAGAATTGAGCCCGTTATCACGAAACTGTGGCCATTCCTGGTAGGCATCATTGCGATGCTCTTCGTGGTGGTCTTTGTGCCCGAAGTCTCGCTTTGGTTACCTACAGTTTCGGGCTTGATAAAGCCGGCATAA
- a CDS encoding queuosine precursor transporter has protein sequence MKKLVYANFGTGNYAVLMALMCVVVLLSGIGGAKGVVFSIGGFQIITDGAFFLFPFAYIMGDTITEVYGPRAASRAIAAGFITNVIAAGVYWVIIALPGFTDDYGLAKQSGIEIALGPVWQIVLASMTGFACGQGANTAIMFFGKRRHLEKRLVARLVSSTGVGEFLDTMVFCAIAATAIGITSVGQWANYTLFGFLWKISVQYTMMPITIQVIKWLKKHEPSYARHDIEDAN, from the coding sequence GTGAAAAAACTTGTCTACGCGAATTTCGGCACCGGAAACTATGCGGTGTTGATGGCTCTGATGTGTGTTGTCGTCTTGCTTTCTGGTATCGGTGGGGCGAAAGGTGTGGTCTTTTCGATTGGTGGTTTTCAAATCATCACCGACGGCGCGTTCTTTCTCTTCCCGTTCGCCTACATCATGGGTGACACCATAACTGAGGTCTATGGGCCGCGAGCGGCCTCCAGGGCGATAGCTGCTGGCTTCATCACCAATGTGATAGCTGCTGGCGTTTATTGGGTAATAATCGCTTTGCCGGGTTTCACTGACGATTACGGGCTGGCGAAACAATCCGGTATTGAAATTGCTTTAGGGCCAGTTTGGCAGATCGTTTTGGCGTCCATGACGGGATTTGCTTGCGGACAGGGTGCTAATACCGCGATCATGTTTTTCGGGAAACGCCGTCACTTGGAAAAACGCCTAGTTGCCAGGCTAGTTTCTTCGACTGGGGTCGGGGAATTTCTGGACACGATGGTCTTTTGCGCTATCGCCGCTACCGCTATCGGTATTACCAGTGTCGGGCAGTGGGCAAATTACACTCTCTTCGGGTTCTTGTGGAAGATTAGCGTCCAATACACGATGATGCCGATAACGATTCAAGTGATTAAGTGGCTGAAAAAGCATGAACCAAGCTACGCCCGCCATGATATTGAGGACGCCAACTAG